A DNA window from Undibacterium sp. YM2 contains the following coding sequences:
- a CDS encoding SCO family protein: MSLLKSLLLSMLSFIATVVTLGWLTGAFAAPQNALNNDKLPYYYQQDLQAHWDTWASLQRIARFQLINQHAQEVDHSLLRGKASFVGFFYAGCVTLCPISLEVMRELQTQIKQKSIATPQFILLTVTPEQDDAKTMAAYAQKLKLPADWNMLTGDSRQMQKLTTSLMTDINARVSNGEPLHGQRAFLIDAMARIRGIYDASSMLEMRRMVGDYERLLMEE, translated from the coding sequence ATGTCCCTACTAAAATCATTGCTCTTGTCCATGCTCAGCTTCATCGCTACCGTCGTGACCCTGGGCTGGCTGACTGGTGCGTTTGCCGCACCACAAAATGCCCTCAACAACGACAAGCTCCCCTACTACTATCAGCAAGACCTGCAAGCGCATTGGGACACCTGGGCATCCCTGCAGCGCATTGCCAGGTTTCAACTCATCAACCAGCATGCACAAGAAGTCGATCACAGCCTGCTGCGCGGCAAAGCCAGCTTTGTCGGTTTCTTTTACGCAGGCTGCGTCACACTCTGTCCCATTTCCCTCGAAGTCATGCGTGAACTGCAAACACAGATCAAACAAAAATCCATCGCCACACCCCAGTTCATTTTACTGACTGTCACTCCAGAACAGGATGATGCCAAAACCATGGCCGCCTATGCACAAAAACTGAAACTGCCTGCGGACTGGAACATGCTCACAGGTGATTCCAGGCAAATGCAAAAACTCACCACCAGCCTGATGACCGACATCAACGCCCGCGTCAGCAATGGCGAACCCCTGCACGGCCAGCGCGCTTTCCTGATAGACGCGATGGCCCGCATCCGCGGTATCTATGATGCATCGTCGATGCTGGAAATGCGGCGTATGGTGGGGGATTATGAGAGGTTGTTGATGGAGGAATAG
- a CDS encoding cytochrome-c oxidase, with the protein MSKFFIRIAVLWMLAGILLGIYMGISHQHLDKQVHVHGLLLGWVSCALFGLVHFAWPQLQTMLTARVHFWLHNLGLVALLVGLFMERRELALAGPFLGSGSITLAIATALFGWSIWRVTAK; encoded by the coding sequence ATGAGCAAATTCTTTATCCGTATTGCCGTGCTGTGGATGCTGGCCGGCATTTTGCTGGGTATCTACATGGGCATATCGCACCAGCATCTCGACAAACAAGTGCATGTGCATGGCTTGCTGCTAGGCTGGGTCAGTTGCGCCCTGTTCGGTCTGGTGCATTTTGCCTGGCCGCAGTTGCAGACCATGCTGACGGCACGCGTGCACTTCTGGTTGCATAACCTGGGGCTCGTCGCCCTCCTGGTTGGCCTTTTCATGGAAAGGCGTGAACTCGCACTCGCCGGGCCATTCCTGGGTAGCGGTTCGATAACACTGGCAATCGCTACCGCATTATTTGGCTGGAGCATCTGGCGGGTAACGGCGAAGTAA
- a CDS encoding MarR family winged helix-turn-helix transcriptional regulator: protein MSVWLYAELAKRGFDDVRPAYSAVLRNMPLGGARVVDLAARAGMTKQSMGYLVDQMQAAGLLEIAPDPHDKRANTVKLTARGEEVVNASIELSRQGEAYLSTLVGEGKIKQLRNILQEIYQHLEESGEGRK from the coding sequence ATGTCCGTTTGGCTCTATGCGGAACTTGCCAAGCGGGGTTTTGATGATGTTCGTCCTGCTTATAGTGCAGTATTGCGCAATATGCCTTTGGGTGGCGCGCGCGTGGTGGACCTGGCGGCGCGTGCCGGTATGACCAAGCAAAGCATGGGATATCTGGTCGATCAGATGCAGGCTGCCGGTTTGCTGGAAATTGCGCCAGACCCGCATGACAAACGGGCCAATACCGTGAAGCTGACTGCGCGTGGTGAAGAGGTGGTGAATGCCAGCATAGAATTATCCCGGCAGGGAGAGGCTTATCTTTCGACACTGGTAGGCGAGGGCAAGATCAAACAGCTCAGGAATATCTTGCAAGAGATTTATCAGCATCTGGAGGAATCTGGTGAAGGACGCAAATAG
- a CDS encoding YHYH protein, which translates to MKQTQLQAILLAGLIVSIAACGGSSGGATATGNSTVTATTGTTTGTTGTNTGTTTGTTTGTTTGTSSGSTSIDASKLPLGDGKFSRTTPAIGYVYACYTAGSGGASSKGPWFNADGMTWNSLSKISVQGAVSWVSSFMVTLGSTLGITGNGLPPNPTGTFPIASTDPAYVYDRNPNSISQANIAWGLPANPVVAAQPTCTSLGAIGVLLDGVRLYNADDGGYRDAVAWEIQDACQGHPERTGQYHHHNITSCLTQKDTPGQHSPLVGYIADGFGIYGNQGENGKTLANADLDECHGHTHAVERNGVMVTQYHYHQTREFPYTIGCYKGTPATVH; encoded by the coding sequence ATGAAACAAACTCAGTTGCAAGCCATCTTGCTCGCCGGCCTTATTGTTAGCATTGCTGCCTGCGGCGGCAGCTCTGGCGGAGCAACGGCAACGGGCAACAGCACTGTCACTGCGACGACAGGAACAACGACTGGAACGACGGGCACAAATACCGGTACAACTACCGGAACAACTACCGGAACAACTACTGGCACATCCTCTGGCAGCACCAGTATTGATGCCAGCAAACTGCCTCTGGGCGATGGCAAGTTCAGCCGCACCACTCCGGCGATTGGTTATGTCTATGCCTGCTATACCGCAGGCTCGGGTGGTGCGAGCAGCAAGGGGCCATGGTTCAATGCCGATGGCATGACCTGGAATTCACTGAGCAAGATCAGCGTACAGGGTGCGGTCAGTTGGGTATCGAGTTTCATGGTAACCCTGGGCAGCACCCTGGGTATTACCGGTAATGGCCTGCCACCCAATCCCACCGGCACTTTCCCCATCGCCAGCACTGATCCTGCGTATGTGTATGACCGCAATCCCAACAGCATCAGCCAGGCCAATATCGCCTGGGGCTTGCCCGCCAACCCTGTCGTCGCCGCACAGCCAACCTGCACCAGCCTCGGTGCAATCGGCGTACTGCTGGATGGCGTGCGACTCTACAATGCCGACGATGGCGGCTACCGCGATGCCGTCGCCTGGGAAATCCAGGACGCCTGCCAGGGTCACCCTGAGCGCACTGGCCAATACCATCATCACAACATCACTTCCTGCCTGACGCAAAAAGATACTCCGGGCCAGCACTCGCCGCTGGTCGGCTACATCGCCGACGGCTTTGGCATCTATGGCAATCAGGGCGAAAACGGCAAGACGCTGGCCAATGCCGACCTCGACGAATGCCATGGACATACCCATGCCGTAGAGCGCAATGGTGTCATGGTCACGCAATATCACTACCACCAGACCAGGGAATTTCCATACACCATTGGTTGCTACAAGGGGACGCCAGCGACTGTGCATTAG
- a CDS encoding SPFH domain-containing protein: MFSIKFIKFQPTTYVLQFKNGKLRREGAGLAFFYYAPTTSMLAIPMASTDTPFIFEENTADFQTVTVQGQVTYRISDPQKVGALLNFAINPVTQQYISDDPQKLSQRIVNLVKVLTRKGLQSLALRDALKAADTLGAAVSMAVRDSKELQALGVELLGLNFLALKPTPEAAKALEAQAREQILKCADDAIYERRNAAVEQERRIRENELNTEIAVESKKRQIRETQMEAEKSIQQKESELKLAQVQARIAEENQQTTLVKLATENARAEADSRAYAAQTLMNAYSGVDPKVLQALAMGNMQSGQLIALAFQELAEKAGSIGQLNITPDLLRELMNQPG, translated from the coding sequence ATGTTCAGCATCAAATTCATCAAGTTCCAGCCCACCACCTATGTGCTGCAATTCAAGAACGGCAAGCTAAGGCGCGAGGGTGCCGGGCTGGCTTTCTTTTACTATGCGCCTACCACGTCCATGCTGGCCATACCAATGGCGAGTACCGACACGCCGTTTATCTTTGAAGAAAATACCGCTGATTTCCAGACGGTTACGGTGCAAGGCCAGGTCACTTACCGCATCAGTGACCCGCAAAAAGTCGGTGCCTTGCTCAATTTCGCCATCAATCCAGTGACACAACAATATATCTCGGATGACCCGCAAAAACTGTCGCAGCGCATCGTCAATCTCGTTAAAGTGCTAACCCGCAAGGGCTTGCAAAGCCTGGCGCTGCGTGATGCCCTGAAAGCGGCCGATACGCTTGGTGCAGCGGTGAGCATGGCTGTGCGCGACAGCAAGGAATTGCAGGCACTGGGGGTGGAATTGCTGGGTCTGAATTTTCTGGCCCTCAAGCCTACGCCAGAAGCAGCCAAGGCGCTGGAAGCGCAGGCGCGCGAGCAAATCCTCAAATGCGCGGACGACGCCATCTATGAACGCCGCAATGCTGCCGTTGAACAAGAGCGCCGCATACGCGAGAATGAATTGAATACCGAAATCGCTGTCGAAAGCAAAAAACGGCAGATACGCGAAACCCAGATGGAAGCCGAAAAAAGCATACAACAAAAAGAAAGCGAACTGAAACTCGCCCAGGTACAGGCCAGGATAGCCGAAGAAAACCAGCAAACCACACTCGTCAAACTAGCTACAGAAAACGCCAGGGCGGAAGCCGACAGCCGCGCCTATGCCGCTCAAACCCTGATGAATGCCTATAGCGGCGTTGATCCCAAAGTCTTGCAGGCACTGGCGATGGGCAATATGCAATCCGGCCAGTTGATCGCCCTCGCCTTCCAGGAACTGGCAGAAAAAGCTGGCTCCATAGGTCAGTTGAATATCACGCCAGACCTGTTGCGTGAATTGATGAACCAGCCTGGATAG
- a CDS encoding sugar kinase, whose amino-acid sequence MSSIHGTTTRQTENKIILVTRKTRLEELIVKYNTVGQARFYIEHLGGDFAAYQTEHDNYLACVSAAESSLTQLVRLQKIDRSFLPNMIFGRDDIVIAVGQDGLVVNTMKYLDGQRLIGVNPDVQRWDGVLLPFQVRDLPKIVPEVLQQRRPVREVTMAMARLNNGQTMLGVNDIFIGPKSHISASYTIQLQERQERQSSSGIIISTGMGSTGWMKSILTGAAALQERFDDPRQLIYNIAAEPPTYTADWDARELMFAVREPFPSKTSSATLVRGQILEDSKLQVTSLMPEHGVIFSDGIEADYLEFNAGLTAEIGIADRRGYLVV is encoded by the coding sequence ATGAGCAGCATCCACGGTACAACAACGCGCCAGACAGAAAACAAAATCATCCTGGTCACCCGCAAGACCAGACTCGAAGAGCTCATCGTCAAGTACAACACGGTCGGCCAGGCACGCTTTTATATAGAACATCTGGGTGGTGACTTTGCCGCCTACCAGACCGAGCATGACAATTACCTGGCCTGTGTCAGCGCGGCAGAAAGCAGTCTCACACAACTTGTGCGCCTGCAAAAAATAGATCGCAGCTTCTTGCCCAACATGATCTTTGGCCGTGACGATATCGTCATCGCTGTGGGGCAAGATGGCCTGGTCGTCAACACCATGAAATACCTGGATGGTCAGCGCCTGATAGGTGTCAACCCTGATGTGCAACGCTGGGATGGCGTGTTGCTGCCTTTCCAGGTCAGGGATTTACCCAAAATCGTCCCTGAGGTCCTGCAACAGCGCCGCCCGGTGCGCGAAGTCACCATGGCAATGGCCAGGCTGAACAACGGCCAGACCATGCTGGGCGTGAACGATATTTTCATCGGGCCAAAATCCCATATCTCTGCCAGCTACACCATACAACTGCAAGAACGCCAGGAACGGCAGTCATCGAGTGGCATCATCATCTCCACCGGCATGGGTTCCACAGGCTGGATGAAGAGCATACTGACAGGTGCAGCAGCGCTGCAAGAGAGATTTGATGATCCGCGTCAGTTGATATATAACATCGCCGCCGAGCCGCCGACATACACCGCAGACTGGGATGCCCGCGAACTGATGTTCGCCGTACGCGAACCCTTCCCCAGCAAGACTTCCTCTGCGACTTTAGTACGTGGTCAGATACTGGAAGACAGCAAACTGCAAGTCACCTCCCTGATGCCGGAGCACGGCGTCATCTTCAGCGATGGCATAGAAGCAGATTACCTGGAGTTTAATGCAGGCCTGACAGCCGAAATAGGCATAGCTGACAGGCGGGGGTATCTGGTGGTGTAA
- a CDS encoding DUF4272 domain-containing protein, with the protein MLKKLKNLISGKSSAVAQAPSSGSASSAVTEVAAVATAVASTDATAAAETEIDIDSVSSILINAYCTCAQLPPLNFPHKLNSQRDMSDPEMHGHLQGFIGYVLKRGDGQMTHQRYHVMRHIQRVQQHLSLWLDESQLDAYSDWAVAANAIAFMPDGDIRDPHGYVLLAAADGGIETGAAIPYPALAWQRKARTDTLLAEMGIQLPAHLPPLVSEAELQLRPAVEILGRALALYIVALRAESVATNQPIPAYELTDRFPQVHAWLSPVEREFLETEEPTEDILPQFAWRYESLYVLEWALGLQEELPFADDICDVPLTARTMMNMDFEAAMAKAKTRPASQILDALDLHYRLHWLVRQNRMKEQALPLNLEAGVIYERHYALNWLVNFENADWDGVDTPT; encoded by the coding sequence ATGCTGAAAAAATTAAAAAATCTCATTTCCGGAAAATCTTCTGCGGTAGCCCAGGCGCCATCATCAGGCTCTGCAAGTTCAGCCGTGACAGAGGTAGCGGCGGTAGCAACTGCGGTAGCAAGCACGGACGCAACTGCGGCAGCAGAAACCGAGATTGATATTGACAGCGTCAGCAGCATACTGATCAATGCCTATTGCACCTGCGCGCAATTGCCACCCCTGAATTTCCCGCACAAGCTCAATAGCCAGCGCGATATGAGTGATCCGGAGATGCATGGGCATCTGCAAGGCTTTATCGGCTATGTACTCAAGCGCGGTGATGGGCAGATGACACATCAGCGTTATCATGTGATGCGCCATATCCAGCGGGTGCAGCAGCACCTGAGCCTGTGGCTGGATGAAAGCCAGCTTGATGCCTATTCTGACTGGGCCGTGGCGGCAAATGCCATCGCCTTCATGCCTGATGGTGATATCCGCGACCCGCATGGCTATGTCTTGCTGGCGGCAGCTGATGGCGGTATCGAAACCGGCGCGGCCATCCCTTATCCGGCACTGGCCTGGCAAAGAAAGGCGCGTACCGATACCCTGCTGGCTGAAATGGGCATACAACTGCCTGCCCATCTGCCGCCACTGGTCAGCGAGGCCGAGCTGCAATTACGTCCGGCGGTTGAAATACTGGGCAGGGCGCTGGCCTTGTATATCGTCGCCTTGCGCGCAGAATCTGTGGCAACTAACCAGCCCATTCCTGCTTATGAATTGACAGATCGCTTCCCGCAGGTGCATGCGTGGTTGTCGCCGGTAGAGCGCGAATTTCTTGAGACGGAAGAACCGACAGAGGATATCCTTCCGCAATTTGCCTGGCGTTATGAATCCCTGTATGTGCTGGAATGGGCATTGGGCTTGCAGGAAGAATTGCCCTTTGCCGACGATATCTGCGATGTGCCGCTGACGGCGCGCACTATGATGAACATGGATTTTGAAGCAGCCATGGCCAAGGCAAAAACACGTCCGGCCAGCCAGATACTTGATGCGCTGGACCTGCATTATCGCCTGCACTGGCTGGTACGCCAGAACAGGATGAAAGAACAAGCGCTACCGCTGAACCTGGAAGCCGGTGTCATCTATGAGCGGCACTATGCTCTTAACTGGCTGGTCAACTTTGAGAATGCAGACTGGGACGGGGTGGATACACCGACCTGA
- a CDS encoding macro domain-containing protein, translated as MKECTGDILALALQGKFDVIVHGCNCFCNMGADIAKSIKKQFPEAYAADQTTLPADHAKLGSYSQARIQRGDRQLVILNAYTQFDWRGQGVKADYAAIRKAFAAIRKEFDGSRIAYPLIGAGLAGGDWATIAAIIDEEFAGLDHTLVRLPSN; from the coding sequence ATGAAAGAATGCACAGGAGATATATTGGCACTCGCCCTGCAAGGGAAGTTTGACGTTATCGTCCATGGCTGCAATTGTTTTTGCAATATGGGCGCTGACATCGCCAAGAGCATCAAAAAGCAGTTCCCTGAAGCCTATGCAGCAGATCAAACCACCTTGCCTGCCGATCATGCCAAGCTGGGCAGTTATAGCCAAGCTAGGATACAAAGAGGCGACAGGCAGCTTGTGATTCTCAATGCCTATACTCAATTTGACTGGCGCGGCCAGGGGGTGAAAGCCGACTATGCAGCAATACGCAAGGCATTTGCCGCAATACGTAAGGAATTCGACGGCTCGCGCATCGCTTACCCACTGATAGGTGCTGGCCTTGCTGGTGGTGACTGGGCGACCATTGCGGCTATCATTGATGAGGAATTTGCTGGGCTGGATCATACCTTGGTAAGACTACCGTCAAACTGA
- a CDS encoding VOC family protein gives MPAIALGHYNLRGDRATLEKLKDFYIRYVGLTEGPRPLKSFGYWLYAGSRDVLHLSENRPGETRQTALKTGFDHVAFACTDLPAMLAKLQADGIVYRHATVEASAGFATQHQVFFSDPEGNGIELNFSEGA, from the coding sequence ATGCCCGCCATCGCCCTTGGTCACTACAATCTGCGCGGCGACCGTGCCACGCTGGAAAAGCTTAAGGATTTTTATATCCGTTATGTGGGTCTGACAGAAGGCCCCCGCCCGCTGAAGAGCTTTGGTTATTGGTTATATGCCGGTAGCCGTGATGTCTTGCACCTGTCAGAAAACCGCCCTGGAGAAACCCGTCAGACAGCATTAAAAACCGGTTTCGACCATGTCGCTTTCGCCTGCACCGATCTGCCCGCCATGCTGGCAAAATTGCAGGCCGATGGCATCGTTTATCGCCATGCCACGGTGGAAGCATCAGCAGGTTTTGCAACCCAGCATCAAGTATTTTTCAGTGACCCTGAAGGCAATGGCATAGAGCTTAATTTTTCTGAAGGTGCTTGA
- a CDS encoding ADP-ribosylglycohydrolase family protein, with protein sequence MNITLEQRYLGTLAGLACGDAVGTTVEFSARGSFTPVTDMVGKGPFGLLPGEWTDDTSMALCLAESLLTKDGFDAKDQMGRYLNWWKWGYLSSTGICFDIGNTVRAALSRYASSGEPYCGAEHPSTAGNGSLMRLAPVVMFGYPDIAAAIHYAGESSRTTHAAPEAIQSCQLLAAILCKLFAGCAKLDLFTDLPFTPTEPKIIALSKAGFIEKDSTKIRGSGYSVESLEASLWCFMHTDSFESAILTATNLGDDADTTAAITGQIAGAYYGVEGIPAKWLERLAMREEILRMARELYEKFGSRVISQARESA encoded by the coding sequence ATGAACATCACTCTGGAACAACGCTATCTCGGTACACTGGCTGGCCTGGCCTGCGGTGATGCCGTTGGTACGACAGTAGAATTCTCAGCGCGCGGCAGCTTCACGCCTGTGACAGACATGGTTGGCAAAGGCCCTTTTGGCCTGCTGCCTGGTGAATGGACAGACGACACCTCGATGGCGCTGTGCCTGGCAGAAAGCTTGCTGACGAAAGATGGCTTCGACGCCAAAGACCAGATGGGGCGTTACCTGAACTGGTGGAAGTGGGGTTACCTGAGTTCTACCGGCATCTGCTTTGACATAGGCAATACCGTGCGTGCTGCCCTGTCGCGCTATGCCAGCAGCGGTGAACCCTACTGCGGCGCAGAACATCCCAGCACGGCTGGCAATGGTTCGCTAATGCGGCTTGCCCCTGTAGTCATGTTTGGCTACCCCGATATAGCCGCAGCCATCCACTATGCAGGAGAAAGCTCGCGCACTACCCACGCCGCGCCAGAAGCCATACAAAGCTGCCAGTTGCTGGCGGCGATATTGTGCAAGCTGTTTGCTGGTTGTGCAAAGCTTGATTTGTTTACAGACCTGCCATTCACGCCGACCGAGCCAAAAATCATAGCTCTCAGCAAGGCTGGCTTCATTGAAAAAGACAGCACAAAAATACGTGGCAGCGGCTATTCAGTTGAATCCCTCGAAGCCTCGCTATGGTGCTTCATGCACACCGACAGCTTTGAAAGCGCCATCCTGACCGCCACCAACCTGGGTGACGATGCCGACACCACAGCCGCCATCACAGGACAAATTGCCGGTGCCTATTACGGCGTGGAAGGCATCCCTGCAAAATGGCTGGAACGCCTCGCCATGCGCGAAGAAATATTGCGTATGGCGCGGGAGTTGTATGAGAAATTTGGTAGCAGGGTCATTTCACAAGCAAGAGAGTCAGCATGA
- a CDS encoding VOC family protein, which translates to MFKIREIDHLVLRVKDLDSMLHFYCDVLGCTIERRQEEIGLTQLRAGRSLIDLITVTGKLGRMGGAAPGKEGRNMDHLCLRVEPFDLGSIQAHLQNHDVSVGEVGQRYGAEGEGLSIYITDPEGNVIELKGPPESP; encoded by the coding sequence ATGTTCAAGATACGCGAAATCGATCACCTCGTCCTGCGGGTAAAAGACCTGGACAGCATGTTGCATTTTTATTGTGATGTCTTGGGCTGCACTATCGAGCGCAGGCAGGAAGAGATTGGTCTGACGCAGTTGCGTGCAGGCAGGTCGTTGATAGACCTGATTACGGTCACGGGCAAGCTGGGCCGCATGGGTGGTGCCGCACCAGGCAAGGAAGGCCGCAATATGGACCACCTGTGTCTGCGCGTCGAACCCTTTGATCTCGGCAGCATACAAGCGCATCTGCAAAACCACGATGTCAGCGTTGGAGAAGTCGGCCAGCGCTATGGTGCCGAGGGTGAAGGCTTATCGATCTACATCACTGACCCGGAAGGCAATGTCATTGAATTAAAAGGACCGCCAGAGAGCCCCTAA
- a CDS encoding nuclear transport factor 2 family protein — protein sequence MDEKSKNELIDTYLHAYNNFDIEGMLKLLHEEINFHNISGEEVTVSTAGKQEFFKLADMSRNFFSSREQVPLRRDVLDNGNVRLQISFNAVVGMDLPNGLKQGQQLQLQGVSEFAFEDKLIKSITDIS from the coding sequence ATGGACGAAAAGAGCAAGAATGAACTGATAGACACCTATCTGCATGCCTATAACAATTTCGACATTGAAGGCATGCTTAAGCTCTTGCATGAAGAGATCAATTTCCACAATATCTCTGGCGAAGAAGTGACGGTATCAACTGCAGGTAAACAAGAGTTTTTCAAACTGGCTGACATGTCCAGGAACTTCTTCAGCTCCCGTGAACAAGTGCCCTTGCGGCGCGATGTTCTGGATAATGGCAATGTCAGGTTGCAAATCAGCTTTAACGCTGTTGTTGGCATGGATTTGCCAAATGGTTTGAAGCAGGGCCAGCAATTGCAGTTGCAAGGCGTGTCTGAGTTTGCATTTGAAGACAAGCTGATAAAGTCGATTACAGACATCAGTTAA
- a CDS encoding ABC transporter substrate-binding protein, with the protein MFSILCLVFPHAAQAQKLTIYTEDWPPMNFKTKSGIDGMAVDIVQAMQAITGNKEAIQLVPWARGYKAVLEDDNVLLFSLGRSPEREKLMHMLGPIAVSKTVVYTRKGETARLKALDTDIYKLPIGAYRGSIFADAAKKKGFINLAQADSPLNSSRMLFARRFDLWVEGSLAVNSILQESGRSVADVEEVMVLDSLELYLAFSLKTPAASITLWENALRQMKKDGSFQKIHQKWLPGETPPMEVHRVEGGH; encoded by the coding sequence ATGTTTAGCATCTTGTGTCTTGTGTTTCCCCATGCGGCGCAAGCGCAAAAGCTGACAATCTACACGGAAGACTGGCCACCGATGAACTTCAAGACCAAATCGGGTATTGATGGCATGGCAGTCGATATCGTCCAGGCCATGCAAGCCATCACGGGCAATAAGGAAGCGATACAACTGGTGCCCTGGGCACGTGGCTACAAGGCCGTGCTGGAAGATGACAACGTGTTGTTGTTCAGCCTCGGCCGCTCGCCAGAGCGCGAAAAACTCATGCACATGCTGGGGCCGATCGCGGTATCCAAGACCGTGGTTTATACCCGCAAGGGTGAGACAGCAAGACTCAAGGCTCTCGATACGGATATCTACAAGCTGCCAATCGGTGCTTACCGTGGCAGCATCTTTGCCGATGCCGCAAAAAAGAAAGGCTTCATCAATCTGGCCCAGGCTGATTCACCACTCAATTCTTCGAGAATGCTGTTTGCCCGGCGTTTTGATCTGTGGGTTGAGGGTAGCCTCGCAGTGAATTCCATCCTGCAAGAAAGTGGCCGCAGCGTGGCCGATGTAGAAGAAGTCATGGTGCTGGATAGCCTGGAACTGTATCTGGCGTTTTCACTTAAAACCCCGGCAGCAAGCATCACTCTGTGGGAAAACGCCCTGCGGCAAATGAAGAAGGATGGCAGCTTTCAAAAAATACACCAGAAATGGTTGCCCGGTGAAACCCCTCCCATGGAAGTGCACAGGGTAGAGGGTGGACATTGA
- a CDS encoding nuclear transport factor 2 family protein, whose translation MNTIKHNLDVVDRHIQGEARDVDSILDLYTDDIVLEVPGRGLRFAGRDAIRANYLAMWPSMAEVELQPLDRFATEHRVVDDMIVRMRLVGPGMTNAPVPLGSRVELRLIHHFTMRDGLIAREQVFELWRNLDETDAGVRP comes from the coding sequence ATGAACACCATAAAACATAATCTGGATGTCGTAGATCGCCATATACAGGGCGAGGCACGCGACGTTGATTCCATACTTGATTTATACACTGACGATATCGTGCTGGAAGTCCCGGGGCGTGGCCTGCGTTTTGCCGGGCGTGACGCCATCCGCGCCAACTACCTCGCCATGTGGCCCTCAATGGCGGAAGTTGAATTACAGCCGCTAGATCGCTTCGCCACTGAACATCGTGTGGTTGATGACATGATAGTGCGCATGCGCCTGGTTGGCCCTGGCATGACGAATGCACCGGTGCCCTTAGGCAGCCGCGTTGAGCTGCGCCTGATTCATCATTTCACCATGCGCGATGGGCTGATAGCGCGCGAACAAGTATTTGAACTCTGGCGCAATCTGGATGAAACTGATGCAGGAGTGCGGCCATGA